The following coding sequences are from one Thunnus maccoyii chromosome 17, fThuMac1.1, whole genome shotgun sequence window:
- the xrcc3 gene encoding DNA repair protein XRCC3 isoform X2, producing MEGWAQVSERTTAGLGQVSERTTAGLGQVSERTTAGLGQVSERTTAGLGQVSERTTAGLAQVSECTTAGLGSGAVYICTEDRFPSRRLQQLIGQQVYLRSDVPPAEISRLRFSDHVYIEHTADLVSLHTCLSRRVPLLLARGLVRLVVVDSVASLFRSEFQAADWLERTRHLLTFSSCLHHLSHEFNTPVLCINQVTGVFSGSVGSLGPVSASVSPALGLAWANQVLVRLMMHRLQGTVSRADQRSALRRLEVVFAPHLAQGGRDAAVWTEGVRGLAETPPFDAPL from the exons ATGGAGGGCTGGGCTCAG GTCAGTGAACGCACCACAGCGGGGCTGGGTCAGGTCAGTGAACGCACCACAGCGGGGCTGGGTCAGGTCAGTGAACGCACCACAGCGGGGCTGGGTCAGGTCAGTGAACGCACCACAGCGGGGCTGGGTCAGGTCAGTGAACGCACCACAGCGGGGCTGGCTCAGGTCAGTGAATGCACCACAGCGGGGCTGGGCTCAG GAGCGGTGTATATCTGTACGGAGGACAGGTTTCCCAGCAGGCGTCTGCAGCAGCTGATTGGACAACAGGTGTATCTTCGGTCAGACGTCCCTCCGGCTGAGATCAGCCGCCTCCGGTTCAGTGACCACGTTTACATCGAACACACCGCTGACCTG GTGTCCCTGCACACCTGTCTATCCCGGCGTGTCCCCCTCCTGCTGGCTCGTGGTCTGGTACGTCTCGTGGTCGTGGACTCGGTGGCGTCTCTGTTCAGGTCAGAGTTCCaggctgctgattggctggagagGACGAGACACCTGCTGACCTTCTCCTCCTGCCTGCATCACCTGAGCCACGAGTTCAACACACCCGTCCTCTGCATCAACCAG gtgaCGGGTGTGTTCAGCGGCTCCGTCGGCTCTTTGGG TCCCGTGTCTGCCAGCGTGTCTCCGGCTCTGGGGTTGGCGTGGGCCAATCAGGTGCTGGTGCGGCTGATGATGCATCGTCTTCAGGGGACGGTTTCCCGTGCCGACCAGCGCAGCGCCCTCCGCAGGCTGGAGGTGGTGTTCGCGCCTCACCTGGCCCAAGGCGGCAGGGACGCCGCCGTGTGGACGGAAGGCGTCCGAGGACTCGCGGAGACGCCTCCGTTCGACGCTCCCCTTTAA
- the xrcc3 gene encoding DNA repair protein XRCC3 isoform X1, whose amino-acid sequence MDCDQLELNPRITAAVRRAKVKTVRDVMCVSGPDLQRLTGLSRSDIQQLILAAAAASRRSRPIPALLLHRGECRGFESGLRLSAGCPVLDRLLGGGLPVGGVIELSGESGAGKTQLALQLCLSVQYPPRYGGLGSGAVYICTEDRFPSRRLQQLIGQQVYLRSDVPPAEISRLRFSDHVYIEHTADLVSLHTCLSRRVPLLLARGLVRLVVVDSVASLFRSEFQAADWLERTRHLLTFSSCLHHLSHEFNTPVLCINQVTGVFSGSVGSLGPVSASVSPALGLAWANQVLVRLMMHRLQGTVSRADQRSALRRLEVVFAPHLAQGGRDAAVWTEGVRGLAETPPFDAPL is encoded by the exons ATGGACTGCGACCAGCTGGAGCTCAACCCGAGGATCACTGCAGCCGTGCGGAGAG CTAAAGTGAAGACTGTGCGGGACGTGATGTGTGTTTCGGGTCCGGACCTGCAGAGGCTCACCGGTCTGTCCCGCTCCGACATCCAGCAGCTGATCctcgccgccgccgccgcctccAGACGCAGCCGTCCAATCCCGG CCCTCCTGCTGCATCGCGGCGAGTGTCGCGGGTTCGAGTCCGGCCTCAGACTCAGCGCGGGCTGTCCTGTGCTGGACCGGCTGCTGGGGGGGGGCCTACCTGTGGGAGGGGTCATTGAGCTGTCAGGAGAGAGCGGAGCCGGGAAGACTCAGCTGGCCCTGCAACTCTGCCTGTCTGTACAGTACCCTCCCCGCTATGGAGGGCTGGGCTCAG GAGCGGTGTATATCTGTACGGAGGACAGGTTTCCCAGCAGGCGTCTGCAGCAGCTGATTGGACAACAGGTGTATCTTCGGTCAGACGTCCCTCCGGCTGAGATCAGCCGCCTCCGGTTCAGTGACCACGTTTACATCGAACACACCGCTGACCTG GTGTCCCTGCACACCTGTCTATCCCGGCGTGTCCCCCTCCTGCTGGCTCGTGGTCTGGTACGTCTCGTGGTCGTGGACTCGGTGGCGTCTCTGTTCAGGTCAGAGTTCCaggctgctgattggctggagagGACGAGACACCTGCTGACCTTCTCCTCCTGCCTGCATCACCTGAGCCACGAGTTCAACACACCCGTCCTCTGCATCAACCAG gtgaCGGGTGTGTTCAGCGGCTCCGTCGGCTCTTTGGG TCCCGTGTCTGCCAGCGTGTCTCCGGCTCTGGGGTTGGCGTGGGCCAATCAGGTGCTGGTGCGGCTGATGATGCATCGTCTTCAGGGGACGGTTTCCCGTGCCGACCAGCGCAGCGCCCTCCGCAGGCTGGAGGTGGTGTTCGCGCCTCACCTGGCCCAAGGCGGCAGGGACGCCGCCGTGTGGACGGAAGGCGTCCGAGGACTCGCGGAGACGCCTCCGTTCGACGCTCCCCTTTAA